The DNA segment ACTCAATTGAGCTGGAGAACGGATTCCTACTGGCAAGGTCAGAGCTTGAGGCCATTTCCATGGAGATGGAAGAAGGGGAGGGTGCAGATGACCCCGGCGAGGACGGATCAACAGTAGTAGAGGTCGACTACATGTCGGACAATTCAGACAGTAAGTCTTGATTCTGATTCTGTGAAAATGATACACAGAATTTCTCTGTACCATAAAATAAATGTGTTAAGTGTGTGCTTGTATACCGTTTATTGTGGCGTTGCAGGGGTAgggtgattggtgtgtgtgtgtgtggacactaAAATAAGGACTGTTTTAAATGCTAATAcgacagtggttgaaaaaacttttatagttgaaacttgtacACTGTTTTCAAATCGATAtaatcgttgctttatagattcacgatcattccccataATGTTAACTACAAGGTCATTGCAGTAAAAGTTATTGCCCATCTTGTTTTGTTATAGTGTCGACTCCAGTCTCCACCCCACGCTCTACTCCCAAACTAAAGGGATCGGGAAGATCTGACAAAGGGTCAAAGGTGCACCCtttgaatgtgtgtgtgtgtacattgttttGCACATCCAAAAAACGCAATGTAAAGCCGcctctgcatgtgtatacatatatGTGTTAATTTGTGCTTCACTATTAAGTATAGCAATCACAACTAATGCTAATTGTTTTCTATATCAGAGAAAGCGTAAGCCTGGAAGACCCAGGAGAGCTGTGCTGTTGGACTCAGACAATGAAGATGATTTTGTAAGTTAATGCAATTTATGGCCCAATATGTATGATTGTACGTGTACACATGCAAATTGCGAACCTTTTCCTGCATTCAAGGCATAGATTATGTGCATTTTATCTACGTGGTGTATCGTAAAGTATATCACCCTAAGTGAACATGTTAACTTGCATGTGCACACCCTCTcactgacacacacatacacacttgACCTACGAATACCAAATCCATCACGCATACATGCACAGTCCACCCCCACGGAGTTTCCCGGCTCCCCTTCCTCCTCGTACACATCCTCTCAAGTGCCCTCACCAGCCTCCCTTTCTTCAAGGAAAGGGACAGTCAGACCATAGAATACAACTTACATTGTCATAGATactgagatataattatatatataggactTGTTAGAAATCATTTGATTCATCATGCTTTGTATCATAATAACTTGAAAATTGTTTGTTGCTCTTCTTGATTCAAGCTATGCAAtgtcttacatgtatataggtgtTAGTGTTTTGCAAAGCGATCAAAAGTCTATATAAGTTACTTAATGGTGATCGCTCTATGGTAACACACAAAATGTGTAAACAGTACTGtaaggtgcaaaatttcgcatTTTTcgcgcgaaaattaaaacccagataaactcccacgcactggtatttcacatgcaaagctattggtgggtgtggtttccagGCATTGATCAACCGCAAATTTTAGAACCtacgaacatttctgctgagggatCTGAAGCCAAATAGTGAATCGAAAATGTGCACCCGTGAAAATTTCCTGCCatagtctatatatatacggcgATACTAGAGAAACAAAGCATCCTAATATTAATTTCTCAGCAGTTACGCATTATACAGTGTTATCACAACACCAATTTTAATTCACACAAGCTAATTAAGACTGTCAGTTTATTCGGAGCTGGCTTGTCGAATATCGTTAGCCTTAACGAGTGTTGAAagaacttataattatgacattgtacCAGCAATAATTAACTATTATTACTCGCAGCTGTTGTTGCTCTAACAGTCTCGGACAATggacattaatttttcagaaaaggtattattatagcagtacCGTGCCAAGGGGTACTGAATTTGTTGACTTTCTTCTCAAAACGTTTTAGCAGATTGCCGAAATCAAAACTCTGTTGCAAATTTTAAGCATTATTGACAAACTTCGATTCGTGTCTATAGAAGCCAGCCAAATTTCTCACTGCACATCGAACACGTACAGCACATGCAGgaattaattaattagcttTACGGATGATGTCACAAACCTCTCTATTATATAAACTGTGGGAATGAAAAGCAAAACGAACACCAACTGTATATTAAAAATAATGCACACATTTAAAAATGCCATGCAGAGAAATAAGATATCTGGAGTGCACCCAACAAGAACATGAAGTACGGATACAAAACTACTACTTTGAGTGTACATAGTCTCTGAGTTGCTTGGCCACTTCGTCCTGTTCCAGTTGGCTCTCAAACACACCGGCCAACCAGTCACCCACCGCTTGGGGTGGGGCAATCCCGGCATCCTTTAACCTCTCTCGCCCCTCGGGAGTGTTCAAGACAGAATCACGGTCTTGGCTGAATGAAAACAGTTGCACTTCATGAGACGGCACATCACCAAGCTGCTCCTTGATCATCTGCATGTGAACAtggggtgcatgcatgcaaatgaaAATATATATCCATTACTTGCATCTCCACCAACGTCATGATAATTTATCATTGTTAACCCAATATAGGCTTTACTATAGGATTGGCaacacagtcatgtatatacttcCGTAGCCTTTTAGAACTTTTGTAACTTGTTgcaatatacaataattattatagtcaccGTCACATAATAACATGACTATaaacatgtattaattaaccattattaattttgtgcacatcaattgtatagctataataatatacaacaCGCGTTTACAGAATTACTCATTGCGCATACTAGCTGTTGAGCATGTTATGgtatttatagctagctaaattCTAAATGATTCGCCTGAACTCACTGAGCATTCCTCAGCGATTCTTTGTTTAATGTGGCTGGCGTCGGGGTGGGAGCCATCTTTGCCCATGTGCTCAGCGTACAGCTTGTCAGCATAGGTGAGGCACACCAGTACAGGAACTGACTTGTCCTCCAACATCTCAAGCCACTGCTTGGCTGACTGGGTGTGTGCTTTCCTGGAGGGTGCCCGTGACAACATTGATATTACTATGTGTTTGTTACAGTTGTAAGAGTTCTGTTGTTACCACAATTAATATAAACGAAAAcattgagtacatgtacaagtgcaAGTACGTATATACGGCCTATACCGTaatagcgggtataattataaacaaattaattatactataccTTTCCAGGACCAATATTTCAAGGATTTAAACCAAAAATGCATGTTCCAGTCAAACCTACatcgtatagtgggtaattttcaggggggtggggcaaaCACTTCGTTTTTTGTGTGATTGAATCCCGTTAAATCCCGGAGCACAAGTATAGTGAAGCGAGACTTGACTCTCGCTTCACTACGTTTACctgcaagtacatgtagcaaccaCGAACATATAACCCACGAATGTTTTGATCCCTGGAAATTAcgcgctatatacggtatctcCATGTTAATTAACAGTTGGAGTTAATTTAATATCTACCATTGACTGATCAGTGCAGTATGTACGGCAGATAAAAATTTTACCtccgtatacatgtagcgggtaattttcgtggggtaaaaaaattcgttcaactcgaaaacggtgattttcgtgagtaaaaaattTTGTTTTGAATTCATTGCctgcgttccggtaagccatgcctacgttttcgtggaggtcagcttgcccacaaaaataacgaatattttaccccatgaaaattacatgcatgctatacggtatgtgcaTACCATATTTACTTGcatgattaaacgcccatggtaaaagctctgtcattgtcaataaacacctacatgtagcttcgattccaggccgattttatggaatcgaggctaataaacgcccatcttaaaataatagcccatgtatggggcgtggcactgtgggtggagctgaagtagcacgtggaaccagttgcaagcatggcagcatagaataatttTATGATGGCTAAGAGAGATATACCGACACAGAGtgagaaacaccactcctataCGACTTAAGATataagctgagagctgtggcagcagccaagaatagcataataactgctgctgcgcaagagtttgaagtagacaAAACAATAAACCCACGTTTCAAATATAAGcacccatctcgtttaaacgccccctctacagaTGTTGCTAGGAGATAAAcacccgggcgtttaatcaagtaaatatgGTATATACCTGTAGTCCACTACGAAGATGACGACTTGTGCGAGGGCCAGGAGGAGCTCACACAGGTCAGGAATAGTGTCATCTCTGTCATCCACACCAGGGAAGTCGATCACGTCCATTCCATCAATCACCCCCTCAAGATTGTACAGAAACGGGATTGTGGTACGCTTGACAGCTGTGGTACCAACTGGGACCTACATGAGAAGCAAAAGCAGTAATGCACGTGTGCGCGTACAAGCAAAAAATCGTCCacaccattgcatgcatactaCCCACACATGTGTGGTTAAGTTAGCATGAATCACATGATTCAtatctataatgaaagcaccgcaggtgctgatgcctcggtggagatgccaaaactacataacataaagctgaattttatacacatgatgaacattttttaatttgcatgctgcatgcaactcaaagagtgggtaatgatcaaccatggttgttgttaaaaacgatcgatgccaaagttcaagtctaaaattaatggctgccatcagcagagccttgcagctctcttctcacttctgcagctaccaatagctaacgttctagtgcagagctaactactaagtagagtagcaacactcagtaaacaagtttggctacgtgctcttccgaaaaggctgcaatggtattccaagtaagcaaaactaggcataactcgagaacgaagcattattttgcaaatccacgaattaaaatccaagaaaacatgactagaagcctatagaaactcttacttgcacttcattgatccttgagcagctgtagcagtctacacacaaagacagacagacagacacacacacacacacaaacacacaccgtatacctcgcttgcgcatgcgcactgaggcataataataataccatgaaacattattatgtcataataattattatacctcaaTGTTGAAGAGGGTACTAACGAGGAGGGACTTCCCCGAGTTGACGAGCCCTACTACACCCACGGTCGTGTACTTGGCCAGCTCCTCCCTCAGATTGTGTATCATGAGAGCCCACTTCATCCAGCAGGCTATCAAAGAGCGATGTGTGGGAACAACCAGAGAAAGGACGTCTTCTTTGAAGAGCTTGTCCCAGTCTCGTACAAGGACTTCTAGGGGGGTCGATTCGCTGATGTTTAGCTTCTTGCAGAGTTCGATAAGTTGACGTTCGAGTGAGTAGCTGATGTAGTGAGTGTTGCAACTGACTGTCTTGTCCATTCCCTGAATCAAGAACTGGAGCTTGCCAGCATAGTTGTGATCGGCAGTGGTTGTCTTCTCAGCAAACATGCCCCTAATGTACTCCTTGACTTGCACGAGAAGAGATCCTGAAGGAATCGAGCGAATGACTTCATTCATGTCACCTAAGGAGAGACTGAACATTGCCCATACACCAACAGCAGCAGCATTCACAAGAGCACCTAGCGCCTTAGCTGTGTTGAACTCAGACTTGACCAGAGGGACTTTGATTTGATTTTCCATGAATGCTCCCAAGAGGAGAGTACACATTTTGAGATCTTTAGACCGAATGTCATTCACTAACTTCAACATCTTTGAGTTGTATAGCTGGGAGAGCCTCTGTCGTTGGTCTTCTTTCAAACTTGTATCACTTGAATAACTGATTGATTGCTGTGATAGCTGTGATAGCTTCTTACGACTAATACTAAGAATGTCTAACGGTGATTTTTCTTGAGAAGCCAGAGTCGGGTAGATCATACCAAGTTTTAAATCATTGATAGCATTTATCCGTTCACAATTGTGGGAATTCATTAATGCATTGTCAGACAATGTTAGTATGCGAGACAATAGCTGGAGATTAGGGTGATTTGGTACAACGGTTTGCAAATATTCACGTGTATTACTTTGGGTCATTTTTGTCGCAGCATTTTCCTGATACACTTGATGGAACTCTTTTGCGTAGAAAGTTTCCCTGTCAATGATTTTATTGACAGTAGTGGCACCAGTAGCTCGAGAGGTTTGCTTAGCATACTTCTGGTAGTGTGCACGAGCTGTTTCTTTTGTCACAGTTTTACCTGATATGGACTGCTTCCAGTAAAGATACCGATCTTCAGTTGAATTAAATAGTTCAGGCTGAGCTACTCCACTAAGTACATGGAAAGCACCTATTGCATTTTCAGCACTTGAAAACAACAGAAGGGAAGGAGGCAGATTGAGCTGAGAAGACTCCAAAAGGCTACAACATCTGGCCATAATCTCTAGATCATTAGATATGACAATTGTGTGAAAAACGCTCTCAATAGGAACAACAGAAACTATCTGCTCCAAGAAATCTCGAACAGTGTTGAATCGATGAGAGAACATCTTCAGCTtggttgtgtgagggtgttgTTCCAGCAGAGTACTTAGATATGCTGTCTCAATCAGCTCCGAGGGAGTTAGTTTAGCCAGCTGCTCTTGTCGAAAGGTGAAGCGAaatacctacatgtagaaaCCAAGAAAAACATGAAGAGTATAATTTATGGATAGTATATTAGAAGAGAAGTTTTAAGTAACTGTGACAATAAATACACCCCTAGCTGGCCTCAAAGCATAACACTATGCTAGTTCTTGGCATGCCGATTACCAACAGTTACAAATACAACAAACCTTTCTTGAAACTTTTACATGTACGTTCTTCACTGGATTTGAGAAATGGCTAGAAAGGTATACTTTCACATTATCAGCATCCATGATGATTCTCGTATCATTTTCAGCATCGTAGTTAAACTGTAATGAGTGCTGACTGGTGTCTTTGGCACAGACCTTCGTCTTATATTGAGCAACTTGAATGTTGTAACAGAACCACAGGTTGTCGCCATTCACTGTTACGGAAACCTCCCTACCATGGCGACGGAAATCAACAGATGTGATGGATGGTTTTACGACATTCAGATCCTTAAGTGGGAAGCCAGACTTAAGTGAACGCTTGATGTAACTTTTGAAAACAGCTTGCTGGTAAACTTTGGCATCATGCTGAAGTGAAAAATAAGcagatgtaataattatacgtatgcTCATGTACTACAGCTTTTCACCTTTACAAACATCTCAAATGAAAGCTGATCAATGGATGAAAGAGAATAAAACTCGAGGAATGCAGTCAATTCTTGACTTTCAAGATTCTTGAACACCAGGCCTTTAGAAGGATCGATCGAAACTGAGTACACATCTCCTATAGTTGTCAGCTTGGGTAGACGGGCCAGTAACTGTGGAAGAGCTTTGCCCAGTACAGACTTGATGGACTCAAGTGCATTCGGTGTATCCAAATCGGTACCCTGTAAAGTGCATCATTCACTGCATTGCGTTAACTTTCAAACGAACCTTAGAGTTACCACTGTCTTGGATGATACCAAAGTTGCATGTTAAAACAGAGGTGAATAGTCCTTGAAAATTCTGTAAAAAGGcgaacacattaatttttttgaatGTCATTATAGGTACCTCCATTGATTTCCGAAGACTGGGGAGCAGCACCTCAGAACCCACCTCCTCACAACGAGGGTCCAAAAACATGCACAATTTGGGGATGGGGTCAGAGTCCAACATAATTGAATGGACAGTGCTACCAAATTGAGGGGTCTCTTCCATTGCCATGGTAACCACAGGGCTGGTGATCATCGGAGCACCTAGTGTGATGCAGGCAACATTTTCTTGCAAGGATTCCACACTGAGGAGTGGCTCTCTCCACATCCTAGCAGCCACTGCTTTGGCCAGTAGACCCCCAAATGAGAATCCTATAATGACAAAGTGACTTAGTCAGACAATTAGCTTGTACCACTGCTATCACAGTACCTGTGAATACAATTCGATATCCATCATGTAGTTGACGGACAAAGAATCGAAGAGGAATCCTGTCACTTTGTGTTTGAACCCCTGTGCACAAAATTCGATGTATATACAAATAAGGTTATTAGAATGTACACACCTTCTTCAAAAGATATGAATTTCTTCATCCAGTCTGAGAGTAAAGGCTCACTCTGAAAAGCGACATAAAACACCTTCCCTTGTCTAGCGATGAGGTAGCGATCGACATCTTCTCTGTCTTGTGATCGAGAAAGTGACGCTTCTTCGAGGGAGTGCTCAGGAAACTTCTTGTTGAAGAAATCTTTGTAGCCGGCAACAGTGCAAGTGCTAGTGGCTAGACTACACAAGCAAGCATGGTAGACAATGTCTTTACTGAAAAGTGGTGGTATCTCTTCTTTAGTGGGAGGTTCTTGCTCTTCTAGAGGCTTCACAGACACTTCCTCCATTGAATCAATTTCTTTTGAAGCCCATTCGTAAACGCTGTTATCTACAAGCAGATCACTGCTGTACAATCCAGCTAGCACCTTACGAATACTTTCAGAGCTGATTTTAGATCTTGTTGTGTCTTTTACAAAGTCAGACAAAGCCTTCCTGATATCCCATAATTTGTGTTCCTCGTCCTCTTTAGAATTGATGGAGAATGATTTGATCACCTCAAGTTGTGCTCGCAATTTTTGTGAAAAAGCCTCGAGAAGACGAGGATTGTCTGCGATAGTCAAGAGATTAGTAGTGCTCAATAAGAAATTaatgacataataatatactCACTCTCATCTTCTAGGTTTATGTTTTGCCTTGCTGGGTCAGCTGAATTGGAAAAAACAGTTATGATCGCGTTGAATCGAATAATTCTATATCTTACGTATAAGGTGATCCTTCGCTATGGCAATAGCATGTGCTTTGTTGTTTCCACCAGCAGAATGCTCTACTGCTTTGATTATATTGAGCCATTTCGGCTCTCCGTGCTTCTTGGTGTCATAGCCCATGCGTACATACTCCGCTACTGTGTCAGCTAAACAATCCTGAACATCTCCCTTGTGTGTGCTCTCAAACTCATCCAACTTGTTACGCCTTATCCTGAGAGCTGTTCCAATAGCCTTCCATTTTGCGGCAACAGGAGAGAGAGCCTCAATTACGTCAAACATGTCATCCTCCCCTGTGTTTGTGTTAGAAGTTGATAACAGATGAGGTATTAATTGTGATTCACTTACCAAGTGTTCTTTCATCCACTTGAGGTAGTAATGCTGAAAGATCTGTAGCTTCTGTAGCTGCCAAACATAAAAgtagacaaaataataataataatttttttatattgaatttaatataatttatttattttaGACTCAAAgaatagatctagatctaggaACTTCTTGCTACAGAGTAGAGTTAAGTTACCTTCTGTCATGGTTAGGTAAGGCCAAGATGATGATCATGTATTTAGCTTAAAAAAAACATAAAACTGTCCACTTGTGTAGAAGCACGTGTGCAGATCAAAAGAAGCAAACTTGTCAAAGAGGTGTGTGTGCTGGGCGGGGCTGTGCAGTGCAGCAACTGTGAAGTCTCCTCCACTGCATACTTGCACTTGCGAAGAGTAAAGCAGCCAAGAAGAGGAAGAAAGGTAAGGGACCTGGCTGGATACAACATTTTTTGTAATACACTTCACATACAGTTTCCCCTATGAGAAGATGTATATCTACTGTCACGTTAAATttgacagtgcatgcatggagctTGTATACTGTCGGTTGTTTACTATTACTCAAAACTCTATTCGATATGAGCATTATAATCATTCTTTTTGCTTGTAGTGTAATTTGCGATgtgatgtacataattataaattttatGCGGAAGTTGCTGGTCAAATTATACTTTAAAGCTAGGGCACTCCTTACCCATTCACGCATGGTGTGTCTTGCTATAATTGTTTACTTATTGCGTAATGCGTCTTTAGAGAAGTCCACTTGTGACTTAGATGCTGTTGGTATACAGGTTGGTCAAACATATGCATGCACCATCAGCCATAACAAAATAGGTATAATCATACACATTAATTAATCAAGTTACTTTTTGCTGTAGTTTTTACtaacaagtatataattataagttctAGCTAGCACGTCCTCCGCTTTTTACAATCTTCACTCTACAATCTGCTTAGCCGTGGTTTTTCAAAGCCAGGACAAATCTCTCCTGTTCTGGCCTATTCTCATGATCGACCCAGCGATTGACCTTCCTATTGATAGAGCCTGAGTAGGTGCGGCCTTTGTCATCAGCGAAAGTTGTAACGATTGTTTCGATATTCCACCCATCAGTGTTTACTGCAATCACTGTTATGTTAGTAGGATCGAAAATGGTGAAACAATCTGTAAGAGCGAAGTTGTAAAGTTTTGCTTGACTTTTTTTCGGAATATTGGTCAGGCTAAACTTTTGTTTTTCTCCGCCTACAAATGAGATTTCAACATCATGTGATCCTGCCGTCTGAGCATTATCAACACTTGACGTCTGAACAAAGATGTCAATTTCAGTCAAACAATTGCTGCATCCCCCTGCATGTGTAGAGAAATGGTATACATTATGGTAGGGAGAGATACCTGTTAGAAACATGTATAGTGGAGCTATGAGTATATGCATGCTGactgctgcatgtgcatatatacaataaaaaatCTGTTTTAGAATACTATACCTGCTTGCTGTTTGGCTGTCTGTAGCAGTGACTCAATGAAGGAGTTTATTTCAGTTTCTTCATCATTATATTTTGCT comes from the Halichondria panicea chromosome 4, odHalPani1.1, whole genome shotgun sequence genome and includes:
- the LOC135334540 gene encoding uncharacterized protein LOC135334540 isoform X2, with protein sequence MTEEATDLSALLPQVDERTLGEDDMFDVIEALSPVAAKWKAIGTALRIRRNKLDEFESTHKGDVQDCLADTVAEYVRMGYDTKKHGEPKWLNIIKAVEHSAGGNNKAHAIAIAKDHLIPDPARQNINLEDENNPRLLEAFSQKLRAQLEVIKSFSINSKEDEEHKLWDIRKALSDFVKDTTRSKISSESIRKVLAGLYSSDLLVDNSVYEWASKEIDSMEEVSVKPLEEQEPPTKEEIPPLFSKDIVYHACLCSLATSTCTVAGYKDFFNKKFPEHSLEEASLSRSQDREDVDRYLIARQGKVFYVAFQSEPLLSDWMKKFISFEEGVQTQSDRIPLRFFVRQLHDGYRIVFTGFSFGGLLAKAVAARMWREPLLSVESLQENVACITLGAPMITSPVVTMAMEETPQFGSTVHSIMLDSDPIPKLCMFLDPRCEEVGSEVLLPSLRKSMENFQGLFTSVLTCNFGIIQDSGNSKGTDLDTPNALESIKSVLGKALPQLLARLPKLTTIGDVYSVSIDPSKGLVFKNLESQELTAFLEFYSLSSIDQLSFEMFVKHDAKVYQQAVFKSYIKRSLKSGFPLKDLNVVKPSITSVDFRRHGREVSVTVNGDNLWFCYNIQVAQYKTKVCAKDTSQHSLQFNYDAENDTRIIMDADNVKVYLSSHFSNPVKNVHVKVSRKVFRFTFRQEQLAKLTPSELIETAYLSTLLEQHPHTTKLKMFSHRFNTVRDFLEQIVSVVPIESVFHTIVISNDLEIMARCCSLLESSQLNLPPSLLLFSSAENAIGAFHVLSGVAQPELFNSTEDRYLYWKQSISGKTVTKETARAHYQKYAKQTSRATGATTVNKIIDRETFYAKEFHQVYQENAATKMTQSNTREYLQTVVPNHPNLQLLSRILTLSDNALMNSHNCERINAINDLKLGMIYPTLASQEKSPLDILSISRKKLSQLSQQSISYSSDTSLKEDQRQRLSQLYNSKMLKLVNDIRSKDLKMCTLLLGAFMENQIKVPLVKSEFNTAKALGALVNAAAVGVWAMFSLSLGDMNEVIRSIPSGSLLVQVKEYIRGMFAEKTTTADHNYAGKLQFLIQGMDKTVSCNTHYISYSLERQLIELCKKLNISESTPLEVLVRDWDKLFKEDVLSLVVPTHRSLIACWMKWALMIHNLREELAKYTTVGVVGLVNSGKSLLVSTLFNIEVPVGTTAVKRTTIPFLYNLEGVIDGMDVIDFPGVDDRDDTIPDLCELLLALAQVVIFVVDYRKAHTQSAKQWLEMLEDKSVPVLVCLTYADKLYAEHMGKDGSHPDASHIKQRIAEECSMIKEQLGDVPSHEVQLFSFSQDRDSVLNTPEGRERLKDAGIAPPQAVGDWLAGVFESQLEQDEVAKQLRDYVHSK
- the LOC135334540 gene encoding uncharacterized protein LOC135334540 isoform X1 codes for the protein MTEATEATDLSALLPQVDERTLGEDDMFDVIEALSPVAAKWKAIGTALRIRRNKLDEFESTHKGDVQDCLADTVAEYVRMGYDTKKHGEPKWLNIIKAVEHSAGGNNKAHAIAIAKDHLIPDPARQNINLEDENNPRLLEAFSQKLRAQLEVIKSFSINSKEDEEHKLWDIRKALSDFVKDTTRSKISSESIRKVLAGLYSSDLLVDNSVYEWASKEIDSMEEVSVKPLEEQEPPTKEEIPPLFSKDIVYHACLCSLATSTCTVAGYKDFFNKKFPEHSLEEASLSRSQDREDVDRYLIARQGKVFYVAFQSEPLLSDWMKKFISFEEGVQTQSDRIPLRFFVRQLHDGYRIVFTGFSFGGLLAKAVAARMWREPLLSVESLQENVACITLGAPMITSPVVTMAMEETPQFGSTVHSIMLDSDPIPKLCMFLDPRCEEVGSEVLLPSLRKSMENFQGLFTSVLTCNFGIIQDSGNSKGTDLDTPNALESIKSVLGKALPQLLARLPKLTTIGDVYSVSIDPSKGLVFKNLESQELTAFLEFYSLSSIDQLSFEMFVKHDAKVYQQAVFKSYIKRSLKSGFPLKDLNVVKPSITSVDFRRHGREVSVTVNGDNLWFCYNIQVAQYKTKVCAKDTSQHSLQFNYDAENDTRIIMDADNVKVYLSSHFSNPVKNVHVKVSRKVFRFTFRQEQLAKLTPSELIETAYLSTLLEQHPHTTKLKMFSHRFNTVRDFLEQIVSVVPIESVFHTIVISNDLEIMARCCSLLESSQLNLPPSLLLFSSAENAIGAFHVLSGVAQPELFNSTEDRYLYWKQSISGKTVTKETARAHYQKYAKQTSRATGATTVNKIIDRETFYAKEFHQVYQENAATKMTQSNTREYLQTVVPNHPNLQLLSRILTLSDNALMNSHNCERINAINDLKLGMIYPTLASQEKSPLDILSISRKKLSQLSQQSISYSSDTSLKEDQRQRLSQLYNSKMLKLVNDIRSKDLKMCTLLLGAFMENQIKVPLVKSEFNTAKALGALVNAAAVGVWAMFSLSLGDMNEVIRSIPSGSLLVQVKEYIRGMFAEKTTTADHNYAGKLQFLIQGMDKTVSCNTHYISYSLERQLIELCKKLNISESTPLEVLVRDWDKLFKEDVLSLVVPTHRSLIACWMKWALMIHNLREELAKYTTVGVVGLVNSGKSLLVSTLFNIEVPVGTTAVKRTTIPFLYNLEGVIDGMDVIDFPGVDDRDDTIPDLCELLLALAQVVIFVVDYRKAHTQSAKQWLEMLEDKSVPVLVCLTYADKLYAEHMGKDGSHPDASHIKQRIAEECSMIKEQLGDVPSHEVQLFSFSQDRDSVLNTPEGRERLKDAGIAPPQAVGDWLAGVFESQLEQDEVAKQLRDYVHSK